From a region of the Georgenia yuyongxinii genome:
- a CDS encoding Hsp20/alpha crystallin family protein yields MANRYDPFRDVDRWLTNALRQVPSSPGMPLDLYREGESFVAKVDLPGVDPSTIDIDVEERTLTIRAERKEQGEDVQWLSHERPTGTFARQLSLGSGLALDRIEAGYADGVLTLTIPVAEEARPRKIQVSHTGTPTRIEQPAGA; encoded by the coding sequence ATGGCCAACCGTTACGACCCGTTCCGCGACGTCGACCGATGGCTGACGAACGCCCTGCGACAGGTGCCCTCGTCGCCCGGCATGCCGCTGGACCTCTACCGCGAGGGCGAGAGCTTCGTCGCGAAGGTGGACCTGCCCGGCGTCGACCCGTCGACCATCGACATCGACGTCGAGGAGCGCACCCTGACGATCCGGGCCGAGCGCAAGGAGCAGGGCGAGGACGTGCAGTGGCTCTCCCACGAGCGCCCCACCGGCACCTTCGCCCGCCAGCTCTCCCTGGGCAGCGGCCTCGCGCTCGACCGGATCGAGGCCGGCTACGCCGACGGCGTGCTGACCCTCACGATCCCCGTGGCCGAGGAGGCCAGGCCGCGCAAGATCCAGGTGAGCCACACGGGCACACCGACCAGGATCGAGCAGCCGGCCGGGGCCTGA